The following proteins come from a genomic window of Misgurnus anguillicaudatus chromosome 10, ASM2758022v2, whole genome shotgun sequence:
- the LOC129448450 gene encoding NACHT, LRR and PYD domains-containing protein 3, with protein sequence MSSSIEQDCESSPAEDTQSELAKRKRSDSPTSSHLSLRSGESLLQPIHFSNEPQRDIDRTKQKRPYSPTSSQLSLKSGESLLQPIHFSNEPQRDIDRAKRRRSDSLISSQLSLKSGESLLQPIHFSNEPQRDIDSELEAQVSPEHMESVPAESLLLRHQCNVCAEKRHCGHSKGYGLLSNVPDSQSLLVHVVGKMGTADFKTFKRDLSEEYPECFGSHLEELTVSDVAAKLVESFGGEGAWRVTYYLLDNANPLQKITEANKANLKQKCQQINEGNSSYAKHTLLNEIYTHLYITEGASGQINNEHEVLRNEVISQRRTNPETSWACNDIFKTLPGQDKEIRTVMTMGIVGIGKTVSVQKFILDWIDGKTNQDIKTIIHLPFRDINCKRGNCSLLHLIHQYAPELKEANLPELRALFILDGLDVCQYPLDFHNNDHCTDINKETSVDVLLTNLIRGNLLPSALLWITTRPSSANRIPPECVHRVTEICGFNDRQKEEYFRKKISEQKQANEIITHIKTCRSLFIMCHMPIFCWISATVLENMLSNGNSHDKPKTLTEMFTHFLLFQISLKYKKFNGTNKEDPKKLSASDKTLILKLGELAYQQLKKNSNTFTEDDLINCDIDVDKVSQYSMCTVIFKEELGLYREKSYSFLHLILQEYLAAVYAHFACVNDGKNVLNPRLKSDLTNVQRSAVNKALKSENGHLDLFLRFLLGLSVNPNQTLLQDLRKDVLTEPCTNEIMIDYIKDKIKQESSSERIINLFHCLNELNDNSLVKTIQSAMKSGTLLGNELDPEQWSALAYVLLTSREELEEFDMNKFRTSTSNQLRLLPVLKICKIARLDCCNLSFDSCKRLASALTIVNSPLRELILNNNKLDKSGVNALLSGLNSTHCQLHKLGLAGCNFPSESCKDFGMAFKSTNSSLRELNLSYNKIGDKGINDLCDGLMSPNCKLQILELKRCGLTEFCCEKLASVLKLSHLIDLQLKCNDLQNSGVEKLSTGLKDPQCRIDRLGLSGCMITEVGCRSLVSALESNPHHLRELDLSYNHPGDSGIELLTAIQKDPNYKLEKLHVDNGGECRMKPNLRKYACKLSVDENTLHPRLILSKETQTVSETTVEQKYSDHPDRFKLFPQFLCSEPLNGRCYFEVEYKGGVIVAVAYKTADRTENIMGVNNKFPSLYCLHGKLKLWQNNEITCNFSDNAKSSKIAVYVDREAGSLTYYSIRNNSLIHLHTDHTTFTDDLYAGFILLPDSSVTL encoded by the exons ATGAGCTCGTCTATAGAGCAGGACTGTGAAAGCAGTCCAGCAGAGGACACTCAGTCTGAACT AGCTAAACGGAAGAGATCAGATTCACCCACATCATCACATCTGTCACTGAGAAGTGGAGAATCACTTCTTCAACCAATACACTTCAGCAATGAACCACAGAGAGACATAGACAG AACTAAACAGAAGAGACCATATTCACCCACATCATCACAACTGTCTCTAAAGAGTGGAGAATCACTTCTTCAACCAATACACTTCAGCAATGAACCACAGAGAGACATTGACAG AGCTAAACGGAGGAGATCAGATTCACTCATATCATCACAACTGTCTCTAAAGAGTGGAGAATCACTTCTTCAACCAATACACTTCAGCAATGAACCACAGAGAGACATTGACAG TGAGTTGGAAGCACAAGTATCACCTGAGCACATGGAGTCTGTACCTGCTGAAAGCTTGCTTCTGCGGCACCAATGTAATGTCTGCGCTGAGAAAAGACACTGTGGCCACAGCAAAGGCTATGGTTTG TTATCTAATGTACCAGACAGTCAGTCTCTGCTCGTTCATGTTGTGGGAAAAATGGGGACAGCTGACTTCAAAACCTTCAAAAGAGACCTAAGTGAGGAATACCCAGAATGCTTTGGGAGTCATCTAGAGGAGCTTACTGTTTCTGATGTTGCTGCGAAATTAGTAGAGAGCTTTGGAGGAGAGGGAGCATGGAGGGTCACATATTACCTTTTGGATAATG CAAATCCTCTACAAAAGATCACTGAGGCCAATAAAGCAAACCTGAAGCAAAAATGTCAACAGATAAATGAAGGAAATTCTTCTTATGCTAAACATACTTTGTTGAATGAGATCTACACACATCTTTACATCACAGAGGGTGCAAGTGGACAGATAAATAATGAACATGAGGTGTTGAGGAATGAGGTGATTTCACAGAGAAGAACCAATCCAGAAACTTCATGGGCCTGTAATGACATCTTCAAGACTCTGCCAGGACAAgataaagaaatcagaacaGTGATGACAATGGGGATTGTTGGAATTGGAAAGACTGTGTCAGTGCAGAAGTTCATTTTAGACTGGATAGATGGAAAAACAAACCAAGACATCAAAACTATCATCCATCTACCATTTCGAGACATCAACTGCAAAAGGGGAAACTGTAGTCTCCTACATCTGATTCATCAATATGCTCCAGAATTAAAAGAAGCAAATCTTCCAGAATTGAGAGCTCTTTTCATTCTTGATGGTTTAGATGTATGTCAGTATCCACTTGATTTTCATAACAACGATCACTGCACTGACATAAATAAGGAAACCTCTGTTGATGTTCTGCTTACAAACCTCATCAGGGGTAATCTACTTCCTTCTGCTCTTCTCTGGATAACCACAAGACCATCATCAGCCAATCGGATCCCACCCGAATGTGTCCATCGAGTTACAGAGATTTGTGGATTTAATGACCGTCAGAAGGAAGAATACTTCAGAAAGAAAATCAGTGAACAGAAACAGGCGAATGAAATCATTACTCACATCAAAACATGCAGAAGCCTCTTCATTATGTGCCACATGCCAATATTCTGCTGGATTTCAGCCACTGTGCTAGAAAACATGTTAAGTAATGGAAACTCTCATGACAAACCCAAAACTCTGACAGAGATGTTCACTCACTTCCTGCTCTTTCAGATCAGTCTCAAGTATAAGAAGTTTAATGGAACCAATAAAGAAGACCCAAAGAAACTTTCTGCATCTGACAAAACATTGATTCTGAAACTGGGAGAACTGGCTTACCAGCAGCTGaagaagaacagcaatacattcACTGAAGATGATCTGATAAACTGTGACATTGATGTCGATAAAGTCTCTCAGTACTCAATGTGCACAGTGATTTTCAAAGAGGAGCTGGGATTGTACAGGGAAAAGAGCTACAGCTTTTTACATCTGATCCTTCAGGAATATCTTGCAGCAGTATATGCTCACTTTGCATGTGTGAATGATGGTAAAAATGTTCTTAACCCTAGACTCAAGTCAGATCTTACAAATGTACAACGGAGTGCagtaaacaaagctttaaaaaGTGAGAATGGACACCTGGACCTCTTCCTGCGTTTCCTTCTGGGACTTTCAGTTAACCCTAACCAAACTCTTCTGCAAGATCTTAGGAAAGACGTTTTAACTGAACCTTGCACAAATGAAATCATGATAGACTATATAAAGGATAAGATCAAACAGGAATCATCATCAGAGAGAATCATCAATCTTTTTCATTGTTTAAATGAACTGAATGACAACTCTCTTGTGAAAACAATTCAGTCTGCAATGAAATCAGGAACACTGTTAGGTAATGAGCTGGACCCAGAACAGTGGTCTGCACTGGCTTATGTCTTACTGACATCAAGAGAGGAGTTAGAGGAGTTTGACATGAATAAGTTTCGCACATCAACATCAAACCAACTAAGACTGCTACCAGTTCTCAAGATCTGCAAAATAGCCAG GTTGGATTGCTGTAATCTCTCATTTGATTCCTGTAAGAGACTGGCTTCAGCTTTAACGATAGTGAACTCACCCTTGAGAGAACTGATTCTAAACAACAATAAACTTGACAAGTCTGGCGTCAATGCTCTCTTGTCTGGACTAAACAGTACACACTGTCAACTACACAAGTTGGG GCTTGCTGGCTGTAATTTCCCTTCAGAATCCTGCAAAGATTTTGGCATGGCTTTCAAGTCAACAAATTCCTCTCTGAGAGAATTGAATCTAAGTTACAATAAAATAGGTGATAAAGGAATAAATGATCTCTGTGATGGACTAATGAGTCCAAATTGTAAACTTCAGATACTAGA GTTAAAGCGCTGTGGTCTCACAGAGTTTTGCTGTGAGAAACTAGCATCAGTTCTGAAATTATCACACCTGATTGATTTACAACTGAAATGCAATGACCTGCAAAATTCAGGTGTGGAAAAGCTCTCAACTGGACTGAAAGATCCACAGTGTAGAATAGACAGACTGGG ATTGTCAGGTTGTATGATCACAGAAGTGGGCTGCAGGTCTCTGGTCTCGGCTCTGGAATCAAACCCTCATCATCTGAGAGAGCTTGATCTGAGCTACAACCATCCTGGAGACTCTGGGATTGAACTGCTCACCGCTATACAAAAAGATCCAAACTATAAACTGGAGAAACTGCA TGTTGATAATGGAGGAGAGTGTCGAATGAAACCAAATCTGAGAAAAT ATGCCTGTAAACTATCAGTGGATGAGAATACATTGCATCCACGTCTGATACTCTCCAAGGAGACCCAAACAGTATCAGAGACTACAGTGGAGCAGAAATACTCTGATCATCCTGACAGATTCAAACTGTTTCCTCAGTTTCTGTGCAGTGAGCCTCTAAATGGCCGCTGTTATTTTGAGGTGGAGTATAAGGGTGGGGTTATAGTGGCAGTGGCCTATAAGACTGCAGACAGAACAGAGAACATAATGGGAGTTAATAACAAGTTCCCCAGTCTTTACTGTCTGCATGGTAAACTGAAACTATGGCAAAATAATGAGATTACATGTAACTTCTCTGATAATGCTAAGTCTAGCAAAATAGCAGTTTATGTGGACCGAGAAGCTGGAAGTTTGACATATTACAGCATTCGTAACAACTCACTCATTCACCTGCACACAGACCACACAACATTCACTGATGATTTATATGCAGGGTTTATTCTTCTGCCTGATTCCTCAGTGACTCTGTGA